The following coding sequences are from one Campylobacter sp. RM16187 window:
- a CDS encoding Fe(3+) ABC transporter substrate-binding protein, with protein MKKSILALSLLAGFALAAEINIYSARHYDADTQLYKLFEEKTGIKVNATQAKGGELIKKLEVEGDSSVADLFITADAGNFYTAKKKGVLQSVKSQTLEKIVPVQYRDAEGYWFAISKRARIIAYDKRNFDPSIIKNYQDLTKPELKGKLLIRSATAGYNTSLLASIIESEGVDAASKWAKGTLANLARDPKGGDRDQAKAIFAGEGQVAVMNTYYIGLMLNSPKPEDVEVAKILGVIFPNQDNRGTHVNISGIALTKASKNKENAIKFMEFMVSPEAQKILAGINYEYPVNTAVEPSDTIKAFGKFKEDSTPLYKSVEKISEAVKIFDMAGWK; from the coding sequence ATGAAAAAAAGCATACTAGCTTTAAGTTTGCTAGCAGGTTTTGCACTTGCTGCTGAAATAAACATATATTCTGCTCGCCACTATGACGCTGACACACAACTTTATAAGTTATTCGAAGAAAAAACTGGAATTAAAGTAAATGCAACTCAGGCAAAGGGTGGAGAGCTTATTAAAAAGCTTGAGGTAGAGGGCGATAGCTCTGTAGCGGACCTTTTTATCACTGCAGATGCCGGAAATTTCTACACAGCTAAGAAAAAAGGCGTATTGCAATCTGTAAAATCTCAAACTCTAGAAAAAATTGTTCCGGTTCAATATAGAGACGCAGAGGGATATTGGTTTGCTATCTCAAAAAGAGCTAGAATAATAGCTTATGACAAGAGAAATTTTGATCCAAGTATAATTAAAAACTATCAAGACCTAACCAAACCTGAGCTAAAAGGCAAACTTCTAATTAGAAGTGCTACAGCAGGATATAACACATCTCTTCTGGCTTCAATTATAGAGAGCGAAGGTGTAGACGCGGCTAGCAAATGGGCTAAAGGCACTCTAGCCAACTTAGCTCGTGATCCAAAAGGCGGCGATAGAGACCAAGCTAAAGCAATATTTGCAGGAGAGGGTCAAGTGGCGGTAATGAATACTTACTACATCGGACTTATGCTAAATTCTCCAAAGCCTGAAGATGTAGAGGTAGCTAAAATTTTAGGAGTAATCTTCCCTAATCAAGATAACCGCGGAACACACGTAAATATAAGCGGTATAGCGCTTACAAAAGCTTCTAAAAACAAAGAGAATGCTATCAAATTTATGGAGTTTATGGTAAGTCCTGAGGCTCAAAAGATACTTGCAGGCATTAACTACGAATATCCTGTAAATACAGCAGTAGAACCGAGCGATACAATCAAAGCGTTTGGAAAATTCAAAGAGGACTCAACTCCACTTTATAAATCTGTAGAAAAAATAAGCGAAGCCGTAAAAATATTTGATATGGCTGGCTGGAAATAA